A single Microbacterium protaetiae DNA region contains:
- the paaC gene encoding 1,2-phenylacetyl-CoA epoxidase subunit PaaC — protein sequence MTRAVHISVDEVELAEELVGEQGRTATPDIAEYALWLGDDALILAQQLGAWIAHAPELEEDVALANIALDLLGHARSLLRYAGTADERTEDDLAYFRDEPDFRSAWLFEQPNGDFAHTIARQLAASTYLLALYERLQASSDPVLAAVAGKAVKEVAYHRDHAVQWTKRLAGGTDESRRRMITAIDDIWPYVDELFGDEPLIDRLGDAAVRPSTLRASFDETIAAVFAEAELEAPTRFVASGGGRRGEHFPTLGYLLAEMQMLARQHPGATW from the coding sequence ATGACGAGGGCCGTGCACATCTCGGTCGACGAAGTCGAACTCGCCGAAGAGCTCGTCGGCGAGCAGGGCCGCACAGCGACCCCCGACATCGCCGAATACGCGCTGTGGCTCGGCGATGATGCGCTGATCCTCGCCCAGCAGCTGGGCGCGTGGATAGCCCATGCCCCCGAGCTGGAAGAAGACGTCGCCCTGGCCAATATCGCCCTCGATCTGCTCGGCCACGCGCGCAGCCTGCTGCGCTACGCCGGCACGGCTGACGAACGCACCGAAGACGATCTCGCGTACTTTCGTGACGAGCCCGACTTCCGCAGCGCCTGGCTGTTCGAGCAGCCCAACGGCGACTTCGCTCACACGATCGCCCGCCAGCTGGCGGCATCCACCTACCTTCTCGCCCTGTACGAACGGCTGCAGGCCAGCAGCGACCCGGTGCTGGCCGCGGTGGCCGGCAAGGCCGTCAAAGAGGTCGCCTACCACCGCGACCACGCCGTGCAGTGGACAAAGCGGCTGGCCGGCGGCACCGACGAATCACGACGGCGCATGATCACGGCCATCGACGACATCTGGCCGTACGTCGACGAGTTGTTCGGCGACGAACCGCTCATCGACCGGCTGGGGGATGCCGCGGTGCGGCCGTCCACGTTGCGCGCATCGTTCGACGAGACCATCGCAGCCGTCTTCGCCGAAGCCGAGCTTGAGGCCCCGACCCGTTTCGTCGCCTCCGGCGGCGGCCGGCGCGGAGAACACTTTCCGACGCTCGGGTATCTGCTGGCCGAGATGCAGATGCTGGCGCGGCAGCATCCGGGGGCGACATGGTGA
- the paaK gene encoding phenylacetate--CoA ligase PaaK, translating to MPRPELQALQLKRLQWTVQHAYENVPPYRQKFAAAGVSPEDIRTLDDVRRLPFTTKADLRETYPFGMFAVPMSQIRRIHASSGTTGRPTVVGYTEGDLQRWAQLVARSLRAAGVRPGMKVHNAYGYGLFTGGLGLHDGAALLGAAVIPVSGGQTARQVQLIQDFEPEVITCTPSYLLTIADAMEQAGIDPASTSLRIGVLGAEPWTNELRGEIERRLGIDAVDIYGLSEVMGPGVASECVETKDGPHVWEDHFLPEVIDADTGEPVADGEAGELVFTSLTKEAFPVIRYRTRDLTRLLPGTARPGMRRIQKITGRDDDMIILRGVNLFPTQIEQLVLGIEALTPHFVLELTKNGRLDAMTVRIERDPSLSVEVCEAAAVVLRQRVKSQLGTSIDVHLEEPGTLPRSEGKYKRVYDLR from the coding sequence ATGCCGCGGCCCGAGCTGCAGGCGCTGCAGCTGAAGCGCCTGCAGTGGACGGTGCAGCACGCGTACGAGAACGTGCCGCCGTATCGACAGAAGTTCGCAGCGGCGGGCGTGTCGCCGGAGGACATTCGCACGCTGGACGACGTGCGCCGACTGCCGTTCACGACAAAGGCCGATCTGCGCGAGACCTACCCGTTCGGCATGTTCGCCGTGCCGATGTCGCAGATCCGCCGCATCCATGCCTCATCGGGCACGACGGGCCGGCCCACCGTCGTCGGCTACACCGAGGGCGATCTGCAGCGATGGGCGCAACTGGTGGCGCGCTCGCTGCGCGCGGCAGGGGTGCGGCCCGGGATGAAGGTGCACAACGCCTACGGGTACGGGCTGTTCACCGGCGGGCTCGGGCTGCACGACGGGGCGGCGCTGCTGGGCGCCGCCGTGATTCCCGTCTCGGGCGGGCAGACGGCGCGCCAGGTGCAGCTGATCCAGGACTTCGAACCCGAGGTCATCACCTGCACGCCGAGCTATCTGCTGACGATCGCCGACGCCATGGAACAGGCCGGGATCGATCCTGCCTCGACGTCGCTGCGCATCGGCGTGCTGGGCGCCGAGCCGTGGACGAACGAGCTGCGCGGCGAGATCGAGCGGCGCCTGGGCATCGACGCGGTCGACATCTACGGGCTGAGCGAGGTCATGGGCCCGGGCGTGGCCAGCGAGTGCGTCGAGACGAAGGACGGCCCGCACGTGTGGGAGGACCACTTTCTGCCCGAGGTGATCGACGCCGACACGGGCGAGCCGGTCGCCGACGGCGAGGCAGGCGAGCTCGTGTTCACCTCGCTCACCAAAGAGGCCTTCCCGGTGATCCGCTATCGCACCCGTGATCTGACCCGGCTGCTGCCGGGCACTGCTCGGCCGGGGATGCGAAGGATCCAGAAGATCACCGGGCGCGACGACGACATGATCATCCTGCGCGGGGTGAACCTCTTCCCCACGCAGATCGAGCAACTCGTGCTCGGCATCGAGGCGCTCACGCCGCACTTCGTGCTCGAGCTGACCAAGAACGGAAGGCTCGACGCGATGACCGTGCGCATCGAGCGCGACCCGAGCCTGTCGGTGGAGGTGTGCGAGGCGGCCGCGGTCGTGCTGCGGCAGCGGGTAAAGTCGCAGCTGGGCACGTCGATCGACGTGCACCTCGAGGAGCCCGGCACGCTGCCGCGCAGCGAGGGCAAGTACAAGCGCGTCTACGACCTGCGGTGA
- the paaA gene encoding 1,2-phenylacetyl-CoA epoxidase subunit PaaA: MTTVTTHDEQEAFDALIDADARIEPKDWMPDDYRKSLIRQMSQHAHSEIIGMQPEGNWITRAPSLQRKAILMAKVQDEAGHGLYLYSATQTLGITRDEMTEQLIDGKAKYSSIFNYPTPTWADMGAIGWLVDGAAIVNQVPLCRCSYGPYARAMVRICKEESFHQRQGFEILLQLMKGTHAQQKMAQDAVDRWYWPSLMMFGPPDDESPNSARSMAWKIKRFSNDELRQRFVGMLVPQAEVLGVQLPDPALRWNEQTQQYDMSPIDWDEFMAVLKGRGPMNAVRIQNRRTAHEEGAWVREAAAEYARKQQVKETAA; this comes from the coding sequence ATGACGACCGTGACCACGCACGACGAACAAGAGGCGTTCGATGCGCTCATCGACGCCGATGCCCGCATCGAGCCGAAGGACTGGATGCCCGACGACTACCGGAAGAGCCTGATCCGGCAGATGTCACAGCATGCGCATTCCGAGATCATCGGCATGCAGCCCGAGGGCAATTGGATCACCCGCGCGCCCAGCCTGCAGCGCAAGGCGATCCTGATGGCGAAGGTGCAAGACGAGGCCGGCCACGGCCTGTACCTGTACTCGGCGACGCAGACGCTCGGCATCACCCGCGACGAGATGACCGAGCAGCTCATCGACGGCAAGGCCAAATACTCGTCGATCTTCAATTATCCGACGCCGACCTGGGCCGATATGGGCGCCATCGGATGGCTCGTCGACGGCGCCGCGATCGTCAATCAGGTGCCGCTGTGCCGCTGCTCGTACGGCCCGTACGCGCGCGCGATGGTGCGCATCTGCAAAGAGGAGTCGTTCCACCAGCGGCAGGGGTTCGAGATTCTGCTGCAGTTGATGAAGGGCACCCACGCGCAGCAGAAGATGGCACAGGATGCCGTGGACCGGTGGTACTGGCCGAGCTTGATGATGTTCGGCCCGCCCGATGACGAATCGCCGAACTCGGCGCGCTCGATGGCCTGGAAGATCAAGCGCTTCTCCAACGACGAGCTGCGCCAGCGCTTCGTCGGAATGCTCGTGCCGCAGGCCGAGGTACTCGGCGTGCAGCTGCCCGACCCCGCGCTGCGCTGGAATGAGCAGACGCAGCAGTACGACATGAGCCCTATCGACTGGGACGAGTTCATGGCGGTGCTCAAGGGCCGTGGGCCGATGAACGCCGTGCGCATTCAGAACAGGCGCACCGCCCACGAAGAGGGCGCGTGGGTGCGCGAGGCCGCCGCCGAGTACGCCCGCAAGCAGCAGGTGAAGGAGACCGCGGCATGA
- the paaD gene encoding 1,2-phenylacetyl-CoA epoxidase subunit PaaD, translated as MVTSTARAPRPTRAEALEAVLGPWAARAPAPPQQERNETPQDQTGTALERARAAASTVCDPELPVLSIADLGVLRAVRIDDGVVTVTVTPTYSGCPMMQVIERDVRAAVRAAGFAEVRVRTTLTPAWTTDWISDDGRRRLEQFGIAPPTGTRPVGPIQGGLHVRCPHCRSLNTREISHFGSTACKALYACRACGEPFDYFKAH; from the coding sequence ATGGTGACCTCGACCGCACGAGCACCCCGGCCCACACGCGCCGAGGCGCTGGAGGCCGTGCTCGGGCCCTGGGCTGCTCGCGCCCCCGCACCGCCGCAGCAAGAGCGGAACGAGACGCCACAGGATCAGACCGGCACTGCTCTCGAGCGCGCGCGGGCTGCGGCATCCACCGTCTGCGACCCCGAGCTGCCGGTGCTCTCAATCGCCGACCTCGGCGTGCTGCGTGCGGTGCGCATCGACGACGGCGTGGTCACCGTCACGGTCACGCCGACATACTCGGGATGCCCCATGATGCAGGTGATCGAGCGCGACGTGCGCGCCGCCGTGCGCGCGGCCGGGTTCGCCGAGGTCCGGGTGCGCACGACGCTGACCCCCGCGTGGACGACCGACTGGATCAGCGACGACGGGCGCCGCCGTCTCGAACAGTTCGGCATCGCCCCGCCGACGGGAACGCGCCCGGTCGGCCCGATCCAGGGCGGCCTGCACGTGCGCTGCCCGCACTGCCGCTCGCTGAACACGCGTGAGATCTCGCACTTCGGCTCCACGGCATGCAAGGCCCTCTACGCGTGCCGCGCGTGTGGTGAGCCGTTCGACTACTTCAAGGCGCACTGA
- the paaB gene encoding 1,2-phenylacetyl-CoA epoxidase subunit PaaB yields the protein MTESWPLWEVFVRAGRGLSHVHVGSLHAPDADMAVRNARDLYTRRGEGVSIWVVPSEAITASDPDAKGAFFESPAGKNYRHATYYTASEGVPHL from the coding sequence ATGACCGAGTCCTGGCCCCTCTGGGAGGTGTTCGTGCGTGCCGGCCGCGGTCTCTCGCACGTGCACGTCGGCTCCCTGCACGCGCCCGACGCCGACATGGCCGTGCGCAACGCGCGCGATCTGTACACGCGTCGCGGCGAGGGCGTCTCGATCTGGGTGGTGCCCTCCGAGGCGATCACCGCGAGCGACCCCGACGCGAAGGGCGCGTTCTTCGAGAGCCCCGCCGGCAAGAACTACCGGCACGCGACCTACTACACCGCCAGCGAGGGGGTGCCGCACCTATGA
- a CDS encoding TetR/AcrR family transcriptional regulator yields the protein MPPATRAEPMAPDDRRAMIAEQSVPLFLEHGASLTTRQLAEELGIAEGTIFRAFGDKEALKRAVVETFFTQSRERMAQGIVDPALGLEEKLSILVRGTRTWMQNMMRMLSLVDRKEIPSFFTGPRDDAYRVAVAKIFASNADELTISPDRLGPIVRLAGMAANAARFDEEAGLTDDELVHFILYGIAGRPRGED from the coding sequence ATGCCTCCTGCCACCCGTGCCGAGCCGATGGCGCCCGACGATCGCCGCGCGATGATCGCCGAACAATCCGTGCCGCTTTTTCTCGAACACGGAGCGAGCCTGACGACCCGACAGCTCGCCGAAGAACTCGGCATCGCCGAAGGGACGATCTTCCGCGCTTTCGGCGACAAAGAGGCTCTCAAGCGCGCTGTCGTCGAGACGTTCTTCACACAGTCGCGCGAGCGGATGGCGCAGGGGATCGTCGATCCCGCGCTCGGGCTGGAGGAGAAGCTCTCCATACTCGTGCGCGGCACGCGGACGTGGATGCAGAACATGATGCGGATGCTGTCGCTGGTGGATCGCAAAGAGATCCCCTCGTTCTTCACGGGCCCGCGGGATGACGCCTACCGCGTCGCGGTGGCGAAGATCTTCGCCTCCAACGCCGACGAGCTGACCATCTCTCCCGATCGGCTCGGCCCCATTGTGCGGCTGGCGGGCATGGCCGCCAACGCTGCTCGGTTCGACGAGGAGGCGGGCTTGACCGACGACGAACTCGTCCACTTCATCTTGTACGGCATCGCGGGCCGCCCCCGCGGAGAGGACTGA
- the paaI gene encoding hydroxyphenylacetyl-CoA thioesterase PaaI — translation MTVIRPMIRKDRAAAALGLQVAVDEPGRAVVSMRVRGDMLNGFAITHGGLVFALADTAFAIACNEDEHVTVAAGADITFLKSTRAGQTLTATAVRRVVSGRTGLYDVTVTDETGDVVAEFRGRSLTTNRTFEEDAGD, via the coding sequence ATGACGGTGATCCGGCCGATGATCAGGAAAGACCGTGCCGCCGCGGCTCTCGGGTTGCAGGTGGCCGTCGACGAACCAGGCCGGGCGGTCGTGTCGATGCGTGTGCGGGGCGACATGCTCAATGGCTTCGCCATCACCCACGGCGGGCTCGTGTTCGCCCTCGCTGACACCGCGTTCGCGATCGCGTGCAATGAGGATGAGCATGTCACCGTGGCCGCGGGCGCGGACATCACGTTCTTGAAGTCGACGCGCGCGGGCCAGACCCTGACTGCGACGGCGGTGCGTCGAGTGGTCAGCGGGCGCACCGGCCTGTACGACGTGACGGTGACCGACGAGACCGGCGACGTGGTCGCGGAGTTCCGCGGGCGGTCGCTGACGACCAATCGCACTTTCGAGGAGGATGCCGGTGACTGA
- a CDS encoding enoyl-CoA hydratase/isomerase family protein yields MIDLTIEGGIAEVVLNAPDKRNALDEAALHELDIAYADAEQAGVRALLLRGEGPAFCAGRDIAGVDPATDDVPGYLDGLLAPLMRRMAGFPAPTFAAAQGACLGVGLGLLIATDVVYVADTAKFGSPFAALGAALDSGGHALFTERLGVHRTLDLIYTGRLMTGDEAVAAGLFSRVYPADEVQDAASTAARQAAVGPTAAFLASKRLVARVREERLNLWDTLAAETAAQTALSATDDYREGFAAFQHKRPPVFRGR; encoded by the coding sequence GTGATCGACCTGACCATCGAAGGCGGCATCGCCGAGGTCGTGCTGAATGCGCCCGACAAGCGCAACGCGCTCGACGAGGCGGCCCTGCACGAACTCGACATCGCGTACGCCGACGCCGAGCAGGCCGGCGTGCGCGCCCTGCTGCTGCGCGGCGAAGGCCCCGCGTTCTGCGCCGGCCGCGACATCGCCGGCGTCGACCCGGCCACCGACGACGTGCCCGGCTACCTCGACGGCCTGCTCGCGCCGCTGATGCGCCGCATGGCGGGCTTTCCGGCACCGACGTTCGCCGCCGCCCAGGGTGCGTGCCTGGGCGTGGGACTCGGCCTGCTGATAGCGACCGACGTCGTCTATGTCGCCGACACGGCGAAGTTCGGTTCGCCGTTCGCGGCGCTGGGCGCCGCGCTTGATTCGGGTGGGCATGCGCTGTTCACCGAGCGGCTGGGTGTGCACCGCACTCTCGACCTCATCTACACCGGCCGGCTCATGACGGGAGACGAAGCCGTCGCCGCGGGGCTGTTCTCGCGCGTCTACCCGGCCGATGAGGTGCAGGATGCCGCATCCACTGCCGCGCGACAGGCAGCGGTCGGTCCCACGGCGGCGTTCCTGGCGAGCAAGCGGCTGGTCGCACGCGTGCGCGAGGAACGGTTGAACCTGTGGGACACGCTGGCGGCCGAAACGGCCGCGCAGACCGCGCTGTCGGCCACCGACGACTACCGCGAGGGGTTCGCGGCGTTTCAGCACAAACGTCCGCCGGTTTTCCGCGGGCGCTGA
- the paaE gene encoding 1,2-phenylacetyl-CoA epoxidase subunit PaaE, producing the protein MTDAAASAERVADALLASAVGGPRGRAARFHTLTVAEVRRLTDDAVEVTFAVPDQLQAEYDYLAGQHVALRARLDGHELRRSYSLCRPPAAGTLSVAIKRDIGGRFSTWAQTELHPGDTLDVMSPQGNFTARQYDVDGQHFVGIAAGSGITPLMALATTVLSGSATSRFTLVYTNRSRSDVMFLDDLADLKDRYPARLALHHVLSREQRAAPLLSGRIDEAKLRTILDVLIRPDTVDEWFLCGPFALVQLCRDVLTDIGVDRRHIRHELFTTGEPGQATPNGGRPVQARPDEHVRTVRFTLEGQSASVDSPDSAHETILNAALRVRPDVPFACAGGVCGTCRARLVEGDVRMTENYALEPEELERGYILTCQSHPVTDTVVVDYDV; encoded by the coding sequence ATGACGGATGCCGCAGCCAGCGCCGAGCGCGTCGCCGACGCGTTGCTCGCCTCGGCCGTCGGAGGACCGCGGGGCCGCGCCGCACGGTTCCACACCCTCACCGTCGCCGAGGTGCGCCGGCTCACCGACGACGCCGTCGAGGTGACCTTCGCCGTTCCCGACCAGCTGCAGGCCGAGTACGACTACCTGGCCGGACAGCATGTAGCGCTGCGTGCCCGGCTCGACGGTCACGAGCTGCGCCGGTCGTATTCGCTGTGCCGTCCGCCGGCGGCAGGAACCCTCAGCGTCGCGATCAAGCGTGACATCGGAGGCCGCTTCTCGACGTGGGCGCAGACCGAGCTGCACCCCGGCGACACGCTCGATGTCATGAGTCCACAGGGCAACTTCACGGCGCGGCAGTACGATGTCGACGGCCAGCACTTCGTCGGCATCGCCGCCGGCTCCGGCATCACGCCGCTGATGGCGCTGGCGACCACGGTCTTGTCGGGGTCCGCGACATCCCGCTTCACCCTGGTGTACACGAACCGGTCGCGCTCCGACGTGATGTTCCTCGACGATCTCGCCGATCTGAAGGACCGCTACCCCGCCCGGCTTGCGCTGCACCACGTGCTCTCGCGCGAGCAGCGGGCGGCTCCGCTGCTGTCGGGACGGATCGACGAGGCCAAGCTGCGGACGATCCTTGATGTGCTCATTCGCCCCGACACCGTCGACGAGTGGTTCCTGTGTGGGCCGTTCGCGCTTGTGCAGCTGTGCCGCGACGTGCTCACCGACATCGGGGTCGACCGGCGGCACATCCGCCACGAGCTGTTCACGACCGGCGAGCCCGGGCAGGCGACACCGAACGGCGGTCGCCCGGTGCAGGCCCGGCCCGACGAGCACGTGCGTACGGTGCGATTCACGCTGGAGGGGCAATCCGCGAGCGTGGACAGCCCCGACAGTGCCCACGAGACGATCCTCAATGCGGCGCTGCGGGTGCGGCCCGATGTGCCGTTCGCGTGCGCCGGGGGAGTGTGCGGAACCTGCCGTGCGAGGCTGGTCGAAGGCGATGTGCGCATGACCGAGAACTACGCGCTCGAACCCGAAGAGCTCGAGCGCGGTTACATCCTGACCTGCCAGTCCCATCCTGTGACTGACACCGTCGTCGTCGACTACGACGTGTGA
- a CDS encoding MFS transporter produces MSQTELKTISTTIPARMDRLPWAKWHWLVVIGLGTVWILDGLEVTIVGAIAGRLTEKSSGLGLTTAQIGQAAAIYVAGACVGALAFGYLTDRFGRKKLFMITLGIYLAATVATAFSFNPVYFFICRFFTGSGIGGEYAAINSAIDELIPARRRGVVDLAINGSYWLGTAFGAVLTVFLLNTAIFPADLGWRLAFGLGAVLGLTILLVRRNVPESPRWMFIHGRDEQAENEVAAIERTIEQQTGDDLEHVPDDTAIEIQQRRSTGFGEIARVAITRYPKRFVLGLSLFIGQAFLYNAVFFTYALVLTQLLDVPDDIAPWSLVPIAVGNFLGPLLLGRLFDSIGRRVMISLSYIGSGVLLVATGILFDLRMLDATWLTVCWVIVFFFASAGASAAYLTVSEIFPMETRAMAIAFFYAIGTGLGGIIGPLLFGSFVEQGISAVAIGYFLGAGLMIAAGLVEVFLGVDAERKSLEDIADPLSKTG; encoded by the coding sequence ATGTCGCAGACAGAGCTGAAGACGATCTCGACGACGATCCCCGCGCGCATGGACCGACTCCCCTGGGCGAAATGGCACTGGCTGGTCGTCATCGGCCTGGGCACGGTGTGGATTCTCGACGGGCTCGAGGTCACCATCGTCGGCGCTATCGCGGGGCGACTGACCGAGAAGTCCAGCGGCCTGGGCCTGACAACCGCACAGATCGGGCAGGCGGCGGCCATCTACGTCGCCGGTGCGTGCGTCGGCGCCCTCGCCTTCGGTTACCTCACCGATCGGTTCGGTCGCAAGAAGCTGTTCATGATCACGCTGGGCATCTATCTGGCGGCCACCGTCGCCACGGCGTTCTCGTTCAACCCGGTGTACTTCTTCATCTGCCGGTTCTTCACCGGCTCGGGAATCGGCGGCGAATACGCGGCGATCAATTCCGCTATCGACGAGCTGATCCCGGCACGCCGCCGCGGCGTCGTCGACCTCGCCATCAACGGCTCGTACTGGCTGGGCACGGCATTCGGGGCGGTGCTGACGGTCTTTCTGCTGAACACCGCCATCTTCCCCGCCGATCTCGGGTGGCGTCTGGCGTTCGGCCTGGGCGCGGTGCTCGGGCTGACGATCCTGCTCGTGCGACGCAACGTTCCGGAGTCACCGCGCTGGATGTTCATCCACGGCCGCGATGAACAGGCCGAGAACGAGGTCGCGGCAATCGAGCGCACGATCGAGCAGCAGACCGGCGATGACCTTGAGCACGTGCCCGACGACACGGCGATCGAGATCCAGCAGCGTCGCTCGACCGGCTTCGGCGAGATCGCGCGCGTCGCAATCACTCGGTATCCGAAGCGGTTCGTGCTCGGCCTCTCGCTGTTCATCGGCCAGGCCTTTCTGTACAACGCCGTGTTCTTCACCTACGCCCTGGTGCTCACCCAGCTGCTCGACGTGCCCGACGACATCGCCCCGTGGTCGCTCGTGCCCATCGCCGTCGGCAACTTCCTCGGCCCGCTCCTGCTGGGCCGTCTATTCGATTCGATCGGGCGGCGCGTCATGATCTCGTTGTCGTACATCGGCAGTGGCGTGCTGCTGGTGGCCACCGGCATCCTCTTCGATCTTCGAATGCTGGATGCCACGTGGCTGACCGTCTGCTGGGTCATCGTGTTCTTCTTCGCCTCGGCGGGAGCGAGCGCGGCCTATCTCACGGTGAGTGAGATCTTCCCCATGGAGACGCGGGCGATGGCGATAGCGTTCTTCTACGCCATCGGTACGGGCCTGGGCGGCATCATCGGACCGCTGCTGTTCGGCAGCTTCGTCGAGCAGGGCATCTCGGCGGTCGCGATCGGCTACTTCCTCGGCGCAGGGCTCATGATCGCCGCGGGCCTGGTCGAGGTGTTCCTCGGGGTGGATGCGGAGCGCAAATCGCTCGAAGACATCGCCGACCCGCTCTCGAAGACCGGCTGA
- a CDS encoding ABC transporter ATP-binding protein translates to MLGRLLIRYLKRGWPLIIGVLVFQVAQALASLWLPTLQADIIDDGVLTGDVDFIWHTGGIMLLISLGQILCTIVAVYFGSRLAMGMGRDLRDDIFHRVVQYSQREVGQFGAPSLITRNTNDVQQIQMLVQMSATVMVSAPILAIGGVIFAIRQDVGLSWLMAVSVPLLLIIVSLIVVRMVPAFRAMQRRIDRVNQILREQLTGIRVVRAFVREPEEHARFTTASSDVMESAVRAGNLMAIMFPAVTIVLNVSSAAVIWFGSFQVQDGNAQIGTLFAFLTYMMQILMGVMMATFMFVMIPRAAVCATRIGEVLDTEPSVIAHERLAEPPASLGRVVFDHVDFAYPGADDAVLHDVSFTVEPGTTTAIIGSTGAGKTTLVGLLPRLFDVTGGRVTLDGVDVRDYDPDVLWKRIGLVQQRAFLFSGTVASNLRYGDESASDDQLWDALEIAQAKGFVSEMGLDAPIAQGGTNVSGGQRQRLSIARAIVHRPAAYIFDDSFSALDLSTDAALRRALDTRLPDATRIVVAQRVSSIQHADQIVVLEHGRVVGLGVHDELVETCETYREIVESQLNAQEAA, encoded by the coding sequence ATGCTCGGCAGACTCCTTATTCGGTATCTGAAGCGAGGATGGCCACTGATCATCGGCGTCCTGGTCTTCCAGGTCGCCCAAGCCCTGGCATCCCTCTGGCTTCCGACACTGCAGGCTGACATCATCGACGATGGCGTGCTCACCGGCGATGTCGACTTCATCTGGCACACCGGCGGCATCATGCTGCTGATCAGCCTCGGCCAGATCCTCTGCACGATCGTTGCGGTGTACTTCGGTTCGCGCCTGGCGATGGGCATGGGGCGCGATCTGCGCGATGACATCTTCCACCGCGTCGTGCAGTACTCGCAGCGCGAGGTCGGCCAGTTCGGCGCGCCCTCACTGATCACCCGCAACACCAACGATGTGCAGCAGATCCAGATGCTCGTGCAGATGTCGGCGACCGTCATGGTCTCGGCCCCGATCCTGGCGATCGGCGGCGTGATCTTCGCGATTCGGCAGGATGTCGGCCTTTCGTGGCTGATGGCGGTCTCGGTGCCGCTGCTGCTGATCATCGTCTCGCTCATCGTCGTGCGCATGGTCCCCGCGTTCCGTGCCATGCAGCGGCGCATCGACCGGGTGAACCAGATTCTGCGTGAGCAGCTGACGGGCATCCGCGTGGTGCGCGCGTTCGTGCGCGAGCCCGAGGAGCACGCCCGGTTCACCACGGCCAGCAGCGACGTGATGGAGTCGGCGGTGCGCGCGGGAAACCTCATGGCGATCATGTTCCCCGCTGTCACGATCGTGCTGAACGTGTCCAGCGCCGCGGTCATCTGGTTCGGCTCGTTCCAAGTGCAAGACGGCAACGCGCAGATCGGCACGCTGTTCGCGTTCCTGACCTACATGATGCAGATTCTCATGGGCGTCATGATGGCCACCTTCATGTTCGTGATGATCCCGCGCGCCGCCGTCTGCGCGACCCGCATCGGCGAGGTTCTCGACACCGAGCCGTCGGTGATCGCGCACGAGCGGCTCGCCGAGCCACCGGCATCCCTCGGGCGTGTCGTCTTCGACCACGTCGACTTCGCCTATCCGGGTGCCGACGACGCCGTGCTGCACGACGTGAGCTTCACCGTCGAGCCGGGTACCACCACGGCGATCATCGGCTCCACCGGCGCCGGCAAGACGACGCTGGTGGGTCTGCTGCCGCGCTTGTTCGACGTCACGGGCGGTCGGGTGACCCTCGACGGCGTCGACGTGCGCGACTACGACCCCGACGTGCTCTGGAAACGCATCGGGCTGGTGCAGCAGCGTGCGTTCCTGTTCTCGGGCACCGTGGCATCCAACCTTCGCTACGGCGACGAGAGCGCGAGCGACGACCAGCTGTGGGACGCCCTCGAGATCGCGCAGGCGAAGGGCTTCGTCAGCGAGATGGGACTGGACGCCCCGATCGCTCAGGGCGGCACGAACGTGTCGGGCGGGCAGCGGCAGCGCCTCTCGATTGCGCGCGCAATCGTGCACCGGCCGGCGGCCTACATCTTCGACGACTCGTTCTCGGCGCTCGACCTGTCCACCGACGCGGCGCTGCGCCGGGCACTGGACACCCGGCTTCCCGACGCGACCCGCATCGTGGTCGCCCAGCGCGTGTCGAGCATCCAGCACGCCGATCAGATCGTCGTGCTCGAGCACGGGCGGGTCGTCGGCCTGGGTGTGCACGACGAGCTCGTCGAAACGTGCGAGACATACCGCGAGATCGTCGAGTCCCAGCTGAATGCGCAGGAGGCGGCATGA